The Lewinellaceae bacterium genome has a segment encoding these proteins:
- the paaC gene encoding phenylacetate-CoA oxygenase subunit PaaC, whose product MNSQEAHFKYILRIADNALILGQRLAEWCGHGPILEQDIALTNFSLDYIGQARNLYTYAAAMEGQGKTEDDLAFLRNEHAFYNMLLVEQPNGHWGQTIVRQFLFDVFNYLFHQELCQSKDEQLAAIAAKSLKEITYHLKFSSEWLIRLGDGTEESHAKMQEALDDLWMYTGELCLPDAIDEQMAALGIGVDLAGIQPLYQEKVTQVLKQATLVSPDIPWMQSGGKLGRHTEHLGHLLAEMQYMQRAFPGMEW is encoded by the coding sequence ATGAACAGTCAGGAGGCTCATTTCAAATATATACTTCGTATCGCGGATAACGCACTCATTCTGGGACAGCGTTTGGCAGAATGGTGCGGACACGGACCAATTCTCGAACAGGATATAGCCCTTACCAATTTTTCGCTCGATTACATCGGCCAGGCCCGCAACCTGTACACCTATGCTGCAGCAATGGAAGGACAGGGAAAAACGGAGGACGACCTCGCTTTTTTACGAAACGAGCACGCCTTTTACAATATGCTCCTGGTTGAACAGCCTAATGGCCACTGGGGACAAACTATCGTCCGACAGTTTCTTTTTGATGTGTTCAACTATCTTTTTCATCAGGAACTTTGCCAAAGCAAGGATGAACAGCTGGCCGCCATTGCCGCCAAGTCGCTGAAAGAGATTACTTATCACCTGAAGTTCAGCTCCGAATGGTTGATTCGCCTGGGGGATGGGACTGAAGAGAGCCATGCTAAAATGCAGGAGGCCCTGGATGATCTTTGGATGTACACGGGAGAATTATGCTTACCTGATGCAATCGACGAACAGATGGCAGCATTGGGAATTGGGGTTGACCTGGCGGGTATTCAACCGTTATACCAGGAAAAGGTAACCCAGGTGCTAAAACAGGCTACCCTTGTTTCACCGGACATTCCGTGGATGCAAAGTGGTGGAAAACTGGGGCGGCATACCGAGCACCTCGGTCATCTCTTGGCAGAAATGCAGTATATGCAGCGGGCTTTCCCGGGAATGGAGTGGTAG
- the paaB gene encoding 1,2-phenylacetyl-CoA epoxidase subunit B: protein MDNSWPLWEVFIRSKNGLDHKHVGSLHAADAQMAIENARDVYTRRNEGVSIWVVESKHISASSPNQNDAMFEPANDKVYRHPTFYSIPKEVKNI, encoded by the coding sequence ATGGATAACAGCTGGCCCCTTTGGGAAGTATTTATCAGAAGTAAAAATGGATTAGACCATAAACACGTCGGCAGCCTGCACGCGGCAGATGCACAGATGGCTATTGAAAATGCACGTGATGTTTATACCCGTCGTAATGAAGGGGTAAGCATTTGGGTGGTGGAGTCAAAACATATTTCCGCATCGAGCCCTAACCAAAATGATGCAATGTTTGAGCCGGCCAATGACAAGGTTTACCGCCACCCAACTTTTTATTCTATTCCCAAAGAGGTGAAAAATATTTAA
- the paaA gene encoding 1,2-phenylacetyl-CoA epoxidase subunit A, producing MSTEILKKAFQAKIDADEKIEPKDWMPEAYRKTLIRQISQHAHSEVVGMLPEGNWISRAPSLRRKAILLAKIQDEAGHGLYLYSAAETLGIDRDEMLQQLHEGTAKYSSIFNYPSLNWADIGTIGWLVDGAAIMNQVMLQRTSYGPYSRAMIRICKEESFHQRQGYELLIAMCNGTEEQKQMAQDSINRWWWPSLMMFGPKDDESPHTQQSMDWKIKRKTNDELRQQFIDVTVPQAEYLGLTIPDPDLKWNPERGHYDFGEIDWNEFWAVVKGNGPCNRQRLHDRVKAHEEGAWVREAALAWAEKRKKRAEEAVPA from the coding sequence ATGTCGACGGAAATACTGAAAAAAGCTTTTCAGGCAAAGATTGATGCCGATGAAAAAATAGAACCCAAGGACTGGATGCCGGAGGCATATCGCAAAACGCTGATCCGGCAAATTTCCCAGCACGCTCATTCTGAAGTAGTAGGAATGTTACCGGAAGGCAACTGGATCTCCCGCGCCCCAAGTCTGAGGCGAAAGGCTATTTTGCTGGCAAAGATCCAGGATGAGGCCGGGCACGGACTTTACCTGTACAGCGCCGCTGAGACCTTAGGAATTGATCGCGATGAGATGCTGCAACAATTACATGAAGGTACGGCCAAATATTCCAGTATTTTCAATTACCCCAGTCTCAACTGGGCAGATATCGGTACCATCGGCTGGCTCGTTGACGGTGCGGCCATCATGAACCAGGTGATGTTGCAGCGGACCTCCTACGGCCCATATTCCCGTGCCATGATCCGGATCTGTAAAGAAGAAAGTTTTCACCAGCGACAGGGGTATGAATTACTGATCGCAATGTGTAACGGTACCGAAGAGCAGAAACAAATGGCACAAGATTCCATCAACCGTTGGTGGTGGCCCTCCCTGATGATGTTTGGACCTAAAGATGATGAGAGCCCTCATACACAACAGTCGATGGACTGGAAGATCAAAAGAAAGACCAACGATGAATTGCGCCAGCAGTTTATCGATGTCACCGTTCCCCAGGCAGAATACCTGGGACTAACCATTCCTGATCCTGATTTGAAGTGGAATCCTGAAAGAGGTCATTATGATTTTGGGGAGATCGACTGGAACGAATTTTGGGCCGTGGTAAAAGGCAATGGCCCGTGCAATCGTCAGCGTTTGCACGACAGGGTTAAAGCTCACGAAGAAGGTGCCTGGGTAAGAGAAGCAGCACTGGCCTGGGCCGAAAAACGTAAAAAAAGAGCAGAAGAAGCGGTTCCGGCGTAA
- the murQ gene encoding N-acetylmuramic acid 6-phosphate etherase: MKRITESPSNYRHLEQMSVTDLLTHINTEDKSVPLAVEKSLPQIIALVEVVVEKMEKGGRLFYIGAGTSGRLGILDASECPPTFGVPDDWVIGLIAGGDYAIRKAVEDAEDSTTQAWQDLKTQLINKEDVVVGIAASGTTPYVVEGLDDCQKNGITTGCITCNPGSPLAEKADYPIEVITGPEFVTGSTRMKAGTAQKLVLNMISTATMIRLGRVMDNKMIDMKLSNAKLVDRGAKMLKNMLKLPLDEARELLLEHGSVRKALEADR; this comes from the coding sequence GTGAAAAGAATAACGGAATCACCTTCAAATTATCGACACCTCGAGCAAATGAGTGTAACGGATTTGCTCACCCACATCAATACGGAGGATAAAAGTGTGCCCCTGGCGGTAGAAAAATCCCTTCCTCAGATTATCGCACTGGTTGAAGTGGTCGTGGAAAAAATGGAAAAAGGGGGCAGGCTGTTTTATATTGGAGCCGGTACAAGCGGACGACTAGGTATTTTGGATGCGTCGGAATGCCCTCCTACCTTTGGGGTGCCTGACGATTGGGTCATTGGTTTGATAGCCGGCGGTGATTACGCTATCCGAAAGGCCGTCGAAGATGCAGAGGACAGCACCACCCAGGCATGGCAGGATCTAAAAACACAACTGATCAATAAAGAGGATGTCGTGGTAGGCATTGCCGCTTCCGGCACGACACCCTATGTTGTGGAGGGATTGGATGATTGTCAGAAAAACGGCATCACCACCGGATGCATCACCTGCAACCCGGGATCCCCTCTTGCCGAAAAGGCCGATTACCCCATTGAGGTCATTACCGGCCCTGAATTTGTCACCGGCAGCACCCGCATGAAAGCCGGCACCGCCCAAAAGCTGGTACTCAATATGATCTCCACCGCTACCATGATCCGCCTGGGACGGGTGATGGACAACAAAATGATCGATATGAAACTCAGCAATGCCAAACTCGTGGACCGCGGGGCGAAGATGCTGAAAAATATGCTCAAACTTCCTCTGGATGAAGCCAGGGAATTGTTGCTGGAGCATGGAAGTGTGCGCAAGGCACTGGAAGCAGATAGATAA
- the metF gene encoding methylenetetrahydrofolate reductase [NAD(P)H]: protein MKVTEYFEKANGHTLASFEVLPPLKGGSMQAIFDTLDPLMEFKPPFIDVTYHREDFIYRKRSSGYFEKVAIRKRPGTVGICASIMHRYGVDAVPHLICGGFTREDTENALIDLNFLDINNVLALRGDARQFDGRFIPEEEGHSYAIDLIRQIVDMNKGRYLHEDIANGSKTNFCIGIAGYPEKHFEAPNLDMDLKNTKAKIEAGADYIVTQMFYDNQKYFDYVKKCREAGITVPIIPGLKPVSKIHQLSSLPRLFHVDMPETLVNEFTKAKTPEDRRQVGIEWAIMQSRELKEFGVPCLHYYTMGDSETIQAIMEKVF, encoded by the coding sequence ATGAAAGTCACCGAATATTTCGAAAAAGCCAATGGCCATACTTTGGCCTCTTTCGAAGTCCTTCCGCCATTAAAGGGCGGGAGTATGCAGGCCATTTTTGATACCCTCGACCCGTTGATGGAGTTTAAACCTCCTTTTATTGATGTTACTTACCACCGGGAAGATTTTATTTACCGAAAGCGCTCCAGCGGATATTTTGAGAAGGTAGCCATCAGGAAGCGCCCGGGGACCGTCGGCATTTGTGCGTCCATCATGCATCGTTATGGGGTGGATGCTGTACCTCACCTCATCTGTGGAGGTTTTACCCGAGAGGATACCGAAAATGCGCTGATCGATCTGAATTTTTTGGATATCAATAACGTCCTCGCCCTGAGGGGGGATGCCCGTCAGTTTGATGGCCGGTTCATCCCTGAAGAAGAAGGACATTCTTATGCCATAGACCTGATCAGACAGATCGTGGATATGAATAAGGGAAGATACCTGCATGAAGATATTGCCAATGGTTCGAAAACGAATTTTTGCATAGGCATTGCCGGTTACCCGGAAAAACATTTTGAGGCGCCTAACCTGGATATGGATTTGAAAAATACCAAAGCGAAGATTGAAGCCGGGGCGGATTATATCGTGACGCAGATGTTTTATGACAATCAAAAATATTTCGACTACGTCAAAAAATGCCGTGAAGCGGGTATTACGGTGCCCATTATTCCGGGGCTAAAACCCGTTTCCAAAATCCACCAGTTGAGTTCACTGCCCAGGTTATTTCATGTGGATATGCCGGAAACGCTCGTCAATGAATTTACAAAAGCCAAAACGCCCGAAGATCGCAGGCAGGTGGGCATCGAATGGGCCATCATGCAATCCAGGGAATTAAAGGAATTTGGGGTGCCTTGTCTTCATTATTATACTATGGGCGATTCGGAAACGATCCAGGCCATCATGGAAAAGGTTTTTTAA
- a CDS encoding TetR/AcrR family transcriptional regulator, whose amino-acid sequence MSPKTENQFEVIRQKSVANIKETALELFAKHGYHSTSISRIAKEAGISKGLMYNYFDSKKDLLHDILLETVEVTEKAVADVMSPDDTPFIQLKKMMDALIKSVQNDIRHWKLLTALAVQTDVMEELQQVVQEKQQAFMEMGLGIFTQLDVEDPGMEVMMFGALLDGLFLHYLSFPEAYPIEEMKEYILKKYEPK is encoded by the coding sequence ATGTCACCAAAAACAGAAAATCAATTTGAAGTCATAAGACAGAAAAGTGTCGCCAATATCAAGGAGACTGCCTTGGAATTATTTGCCAAACACGGATATCACAGTACCTCCATCAGCCGCATTGCCAAGGAGGCCGGTATATCGAAAGGGCTGATGTATAATTACTTTGACAGTAAAAAAGACCTGCTTCATGACATACTGCTGGAGACTGTTGAGGTAACCGAAAAAGCAGTAGCGGATGTCATGTCTCCTGATGACACGCCATTTATTCAGCTCAAGAAAATGATGGATGCACTGATCAAAAGTGTTCAAAATGACATAAGGCACTGGAAATTGCTGACAGCACTGGCCGTGCAGACGGATGTCATGGAGGAGTTGCAACAGGTCGTTCAGGAAAAACAGCAGGCCTTCATGGAAATGGGGTTGGGCATTTTCACTCAATTGGATGTGGAAGATCCCGGAATGGAAGTTATGATGTTCGGAGCTTTGCTCGACGGGCTGTTTCTCCATTACCTGAGCTTTCCGGAGGCTTATCCTATTGAAGAAATGAAGGAATATATTTTAAAAAAATACGAACCAAAATAA
- a CDS encoding outer membrane lipoprotein-sorting protein, producing the protein MKRLNLIFITLLFFGLNFSGMAQGTPTAKEIIKISDEKVRGLSSYAELSMKIIRPDWTREMKMKSWSKGNDLALIVVTAPARDKGMGFLKRGNEMWNWQPSIDRTIKLPPSMMLQSWMGSDFTNDDLVKQSSLVVDYTHKLLGKEMVEKRECYKIELTPLEDAPVVWGKVIMWVDTEEYMQMKVEFYDEDGYLINTMLGKNVKMLGGKLLPSVMEILPEDQEGNKTIIEYLSLDFNQNPKDDFFSIQNLKRVRY; encoded by the coding sequence ATGAAAAGACTGAATTTAATATTCATAACTCTCCTGTTTTTTGGATTAAATTTTTCCGGGATGGCACAGGGAACCCCTACCGCCAAAGAAATAATAAAAATATCGGATGAAAAGGTAAGGGGATTGTCGAGTTATGCGGAATTGTCGATGAAAATCATCCGTCCTGACTGGACACGGGAGATGAAAATGAAAAGCTGGAGTAAAGGGAATGACCTCGCCTTAATTGTCGTTACCGCTCCTGCCCGTGACAAAGGAATGGGATTCCTTAAAAGAGGCAACGAAATGTGGAACTGGCAACCCAGTATCGACCGAACCATCAAACTCCCGCCTTCGATGATGCTCCAATCCTGGATGGGCTCCGACTTTACCAATGATGACCTGGTCAAGCAGTCTTCCCTTGTCGTTGATTATACCCACAAATTGTTGGGCAAAGAAATGGTCGAAAAACGAGAGTGCTATAAAATAGAACTCACTCCGCTGGAAGACGCTCCGGTAGTATGGGGCAAAGTCATTATGTGGGTTGACACCGAAGAGTATATGCAAATGAAAGTTGAATTCTACGATGAAGACGGCTATCTCATCAATACCATGCTTGGGAAAAATGTGAAAATGTTAGGAGGTAAATTGTTGCCTTCGGTAATGGAAATTTTGCCCGAGGATCAGGAAGGCAATAAAACCATCATCGAATATTTGTCGCTGGACTTTAATCAAAATCCAAAGGATGATTTCTTCTCCATTCAGAATTTGAAGCGGGTAAGGTATTAG
- a CDS encoding ABC transporter permease: MLLKLAWRNIWRNKRRTMITAASIFFAVLFSVFMNSIQKGAWIRMLDNVVNFYYGYGQIQKKGYWEDKSINKSLTLDDDLLKLSDEIPGLKALVPRLESFALASYGAQTSGMLVVGVDPQQEDELTNLKGRLVEGAYFDKKDQSVLIAEGVKEMLKIELGDSLILISQGYHGINAAGKYPVKGVVKFNSPELNKRMIYLPLEAAQYFFGAPNLVSSLAMKLDDQTSLPGVIKALDTRLDTASEYRVMAWKEMLPELVEAQKTDAAGNYVMLLVLYAIISFGIFGTILMMAKEREYEFGILISIGMKRWLLAVSVWLEIVILGLSGAVLGLLGAAPLVYYFKENPLDFSGMSEDMTAAYEKWGFDPIFPATFEWQIFIWQAVIVFLITSVLATFAMWKIWRLNPIEAMRG; the protein is encoded by the coding sequence ATGTTACTAAAATTAGCGTGGAGAAATATTTGGCGAAATAAGCGGCGTACCATGATTACGGCGGCGTCTATCTTTTTTGCGGTTTTGTTCTCTGTATTCATGAACTCCATACAAAAAGGGGCATGGATTCGGATGCTGGACAATGTGGTCAACTTTTATTACGGCTACGGCCAGATTCAAAAAAAAGGATATTGGGAAGATAAATCCATCAATAAATCGCTGACACTAGATGACGATTTGTTGAAACTCAGCGATGAAATCCCCGGTTTAAAAGCATTGGTTCCCCGCCTTGAATCCTTTGCGTTAGCCTCCTATGGCGCTCAAACAAGCGGGATGCTGGTCGTTGGTGTCGATCCCCAACAGGAAGACGAACTCACCAATTTAAAAGGCCGGCTGGTGGAAGGTGCTTATTTTGATAAAAAGGATCAAAGCGTGCTCATTGCCGAAGGAGTAAAAGAAATGCTCAAGATTGAATTGGGTGATTCCCTCATTCTGATCAGTCAGGGATATCATGGCATCAATGCGGCGGGGAAATATCCGGTAAAGGGGGTAGTGAAGTTCAACTCTCCGGAATTAAATAAAAGAATGATCTATCTGCCCCTGGAAGCAGCTCAATATTTTTTCGGCGCCCCCAATCTGGTATCTTCCCTGGCCATGAAACTGGATGACCAGACAAGCCTGCCCGGTGTAATAAAAGCCCTAGATACCCGACTGGATACGGCAAGTGAATACAGGGTCATGGCCTGGAAGGAAATGCTGCCCGAATTGGTCGAAGCCCAAAAGACAGACGCCGCAGGGAATTATGTCATGTTACTGGTTCTTTATGCCATTATAAGTTTCGGAATCTTTGGCACCATTCTCATGATGGCAAAGGAGCGGGAGTACGAATTTGGCATCTTGATCTCCATTGGGATGAAACGCTGGTTGCTGGCGGTTTCGGTATGGCTGGAAATAGTAATATTAGGGCTCTCCGGAGCAGTTTTGGGCCTTCTGGGGGCTGCTCCTTTGGTTTATTATTTCAAAGAAAATCCACTTGATTTTAGCGGAATGTCAGAAGATATGACCGCTGCTTATGAAAAATGGGGCTTTGACCCGATTTTCCCGGCCACCTTTGAATGGCAGATATTTATATGGCAGGCGGTTATCGTGTTTTTGATCACTTCTGTTTTAGCCACTTTTGCGATGTGGAAAATTTGGAGGCTTAATCCAATTGAGGCGATGAGAGGATGA
- a CDS encoding ABC transporter permease yields MLLKIAWRNIWRNPTRSFVVMGAIIVGVWSVIFLASMASGMADSYVNNAIDNEVSHIQIHHPDFPKDKEAKFYLKNIQELISQCENVEGVKAASGRSLSNAMIASGKSTRGIRVSGIIPEKEILVTGISEKIVEGEYLSDKGKSPILVSKVTAKKLNLKLRSKVVITMQTLHGDITAGAFRVSGIFESGDNIYDESVCFVRMEDLNNLLGEKDIGHEIAIRLDNLQLLDTTQILLQQAFPDLSVQSYKEISPELELFQSQIRNASQIYMFIFMLALIFGIINTMLMTVLERIRELGMLMAVGMNKIKVFFMIMLETLMLALISAPIGLLLGYILTSRLSKTGINLALFSKQGMQEFGMSTFIYPSLETAIYLDLAVAVALTALLASIYPAYKAIKLKPVEAIRKI; encoded by the coding sequence ATGTTATTAAAAATTGCATGGCGGAATATATGGCGGAACCCTACCAGGAGTTTTGTTGTAATGGGCGCCATTATCGTTGGGGTTTGGTCTGTGATATTTTTGGCCAGTATGGCTTCCGGGATGGCAGACAGTTATGTAAATAATGCGATCGACAATGAGGTCTCTCATATACAAATACATCACCCGGATTTTCCAAAAGACAAAGAAGCAAAATTTTATCTGAAAAATATTCAGGAGCTTATCTCTCAATGTGAAAATGTGGAAGGAGTAAAAGCCGCGTCTGGGAGGTCTTTGTCCAATGCCATGATTGCTTCAGGGAAAAGCACCCGGGGGATTCGTGTTTCAGGAATAATTCCGGAGAAAGAAATCCTCGTAACCGGTATCAGTGAAAAAATAGTAGAGGGAGAGTATCTGAGTGATAAGGGTAAAAGCCCTATCCTGGTCAGTAAAGTAACCGCTAAAAAATTAAACCTGAAACTGCGATCCAAGGTAGTCATTACCATGCAGACCCTCCATGGCGATATTACTGCCGGAGCTTTCAGAGTAAGCGGCATTTTTGAATCAGGAGACAACATTTATGACGAGTCTGTATGTTTCGTCCGGATGGAGGATCTGAATAACCTGCTGGGAGAAAAAGATATTGGTCATGAGATAGCTATAAGACTGGATAACCTTCAGCTTTTGGATACTACTCAAATATTGCTGCAACAGGCTTTCCCTGATTTATCCGTACAATCCTATAAAGAAATTTCCCCGGAACTGGAACTTTTCCAATCGCAAATCAGGAACGCTTCACAAATTTATATGTTCATCTTCATGCTGGCCTTAATATTTGGCATTATCAATACCATGTTGATGACCGTGCTTGAACGGATCCGGGAACTGGGAATGCTTATGGCAGTAGGGATGAATAAGATCAAGGTGTTTTTTATGATCATGCTGGAAACCTTAATGCTGGCTTTAATTTCAGCGCCCATTGGTTTGCTTTTGGGTTATATATTGACATCTCGCTTAAGCAAAACGGGCATAAACCTGGCGCTTTTTTCAAAACAAGGAATGCAGGAATTTGGAATGTCCACGTTCATTTATCCAAGTCTCGAAACTGCAATTTATCTCGACCTCGCTGTAGCGGTAGCCCTTACGGCTTTACTCGCTTCTATTTATCCGGCTTATAAAGCCATAAAATTGAAACCTGTGGAGGCGATCAGGAAGATATAA
- a CDS encoding ABC transporter ATP-binding protein, with protein MKVIETKDLKKIYNPKTIPVNALRGVSLDINEGEFTAIVGPSGSGKTTLLNIIGGLDRPTEGNVMVGGQDISQLSDNQLINFRRKKIGFVFQAYNLIPVLTAKENVEFVMLLQKKSQKERDARTAELLNAIGLNTEKDRRPSKLSGGQQQRVAVARALASRPAFILADEPTANLDSVSTTNLLDIMSRLNKEENMTFVFSTHDQRVIDRAKRVITLEDGMIVSDETK; from the coding sequence ATGAAAGTTATAGAAACAAAAGATCTCAAAAAAATATATAATCCTAAAACCATTCCTGTTAATGCGTTGCGCGGGGTGAGCCTTGACATAAACGAAGGTGAATTTACCGCGATCGTAGGGCCTTCGGGTTCCGGAAAAACGACCCTTTTGAATATCATTGGCGGATTGGATCGGCCGACGGAAGGCAATGTGATGGTTGGAGGGCAGGATATTTCCCAACTGAGCGACAATCAACTCATCAATTTCCGAAGAAAAAAAATCGGGTTTGTTTTCCAGGCCTATAACCTGATACCGGTTTTAACGGCAAAGGAGAATGTCGAATTTGTGATGCTTTTGCAAAAGAAATCCCAAAAGGAGCGTGATGCAAGAACGGCGGAATTACTTAATGCGATTGGCCTGAATACAGAAAAAGACAGGCGTCCTTCCAAGTTATCAGGTGGACAGCAACAGCGGGTGGCGGTAGCAAGAGCCTTGGCTTCACGGCCTGCTTTCATCCTCGCTGATGAACCTACTGCGAACCTGGATTCTGTTTCAACGACCAATTTACTGGACATCATGTCCCGACTGAATAAGGAAGAAAATATGACTTTTGTCTTTTCCACCCACGATCAACGGGTCATTGACAGAGCAAAACGCGTGATTACCCTCGAAGATGGAATGATCGTTTCTGATGAGACTAAATAA
- a CDS encoding sigma-70 family RNA polymerase sigma factor: MNVDQNLENIIKGCKKNNPADQERLYKLFYNYGLTICSRYAYNREEAGEIFNDAFVKIFRNIEKFEFKGPFKNWIQPIFVHCAIDHYRKFYERKGPPPVALDTAGNVGVPTEIISKMDYHSLLEMIRSLPPVYGVVFNLAMVEGYKHSEIAEMLNISEGTSKSNLSRAKSKMKALITAQNLVTE; the protein is encoded by the coding sequence TTGAACGTGGATCAAAACCTTGAAAATATCATTAAAGGTTGTAAAAAAAACAACCCGGCGGACCAGGAGCGATTGTATAAGTTATTTTACAATTACGGGCTGACTATTTGTTCGCGTTATGCCTACAATAGGGAGGAAGCCGGTGAAATATTCAACGATGCTTTTGTGAAAATTTTCAGGAATATAGAAAAATTTGAATTCAAAGGGCCTTTCAAAAACTGGATACAACCAATTTTTGTCCACTGTGCCATTGATCATTACCGGAAGTTTTATGAAAGAAAGGGACCGCCCCCGGTTGCCCTGGATACGGCGGGCAATGTAGGCGTCCCGACGGAAATAATTTCCAAAATGGACTACCACTCCTTGCTGGAAATGATCCGCAGCCTGCCTCCCGTTTATGGGGTGGTTTTTAACCTGGCCATGGTGGAAGGCTACAAACATTCGGAAATTGCCGAAATGCTCAATATTAGCGAAGGAACTTCGAAATCCAATTTGTCGCGGGCAAAAAGCAAAATGAAAGCATTGATTACTGCTCAAAATTTAGTGACGGAATGA
- a CDS encoding YicC family protein: MTGYGRETQTFKHKTINIEVRSLNSKFSDLRLKFPQNYKEKEHEIRRIVSEKTQRGKIDVLIETTSLQGDDEFGLNKALFRKYFEELSALTEELGAPREDLTAAIIRLPNVVATESKSIDEEEWEFVLKVLDVALNNFKQFRLAEGAVLEEDLKSKTNRIIELLEKVDPFEKERIEKIRKRMRQNLDDFFGKENVDENRFEQEVIFYLEKIDISEEKVRLAQHCKYFLEELDKKNTGKGRKLSFISQEMGREINTLGAKAYSSEIQRHVVDMKDELEKIKEQLANAV, translated from the coding sequence ATGACCGGCTACGGGCGGGAAACCCAAACCTTCAAGCATAAAACGATCAATATTGAAGTGCGCTCCCTAAACAGTAAATTCTCTGACCTGCGGTTAAAATTTCCCCAAAATTACAAGGAAAAGGAACATGAAATAAGACGCATCGTTTCCGAAAAAACCCAGCGTGGAAAAATCGACGTCCTGATCGAAACCACCTCGCTCCAGGGGGATGATGAATTTGGATTGAACAAAGCCCTTTTCAGAAAGTATTTTGAAGAATTGAGCGCCCTTACCGAAGAGTTGGGTGCCCCTCGTGAAGACCTGACGGCAGCGATCATTCGTTTGCCCAATGTAGTCGCTACCGAATCTAAAAGTATCGATGAAGAAGAATGGGAATTTGTGTTAAAAGTTCTTGATGTGGCCCTCAATAACTTCAAGCAATTCAGACTCGCAGAAGGCGCCGTGCTGGAAGAGGATCTGAAATCCAAAACCAACAGAATCATCGAATTGCTGGAAAAAGTCGATCCATTCGAAAAAGAACGCATTGAAAAAATCCGAAAGCGCATGCGCCAAAATCTTGACGACTTCTTCGGCAAAGAAAATGTGGATGAGAACCGCTTCGAACAGGAAGTCATCTTTTATCTTGAAAAAATTGATATCTCCGAAGAAAAGGTCCGCCTGGCTCAGCATTGCAAATACTTTTTGGAAGAATTGGATAAAAAGAACACCGGCAAGGGACGCAAACTGAGTTTTATCAGCCAGGAAATGGGCCGGGAAATCAATACCCTCGGCGCAAAAGCCTATTCATCTGAAATCCAGCGTCATGTGGTAGATATGAAAGACGAACTGGAAAAAATCAAAGAACAATTGGCCAACGCAGTATAA
- the gmk gene encoding guanylate kinase, whose protein sequence is MRKLVIFTAPSGAGKTTIVSHLLRKIDSLAFSVSATTRERRPNEIDGASYYFLTPESFKQKIAQGDFVEWEEVYKNQFYGTLKSEVERLWANDKNIIFDIDVQGAMSIKKAFPDESLTIFVKPPSPDVLLKRLEGRKTETPESLKRRIEKASLELGYEKKFDTILVNDDLDSTLKKAEKIVKDFIKEN, encoded by the coding sequence ATGAGGAAATTAGTAATTTTTACGGCACCTTCGGGAGCAGGCAAAACGACTATCGTCAGCCATCTGCTCAGGAAAATAGACTCCCTGGCCTTTTCCGTGTCGGCAACTACCCGCGAACGGAGACCCAATGAAATAGATGGAGCATCCTATTATTTTTTAACTCCGGAATCCTTTAAACAAAAAATTGCCCAAGGGGATTTCGTGGAATGGGAAGAAGTCTACAAAAATCAGTTCTACGGCACGCTAAAAAGTGAGGTGGAACGATTGTGGGCAAATGACAAAAATATTATCTTTGATATTGATGTGCAGGGTGCGATGAGTATTAAAAAGGCTTTTCCTGACGAATCCCTGACGATATTTGTAAAACCGCCGAGCCCGGATGTACTCCTTAAACGCCTTGAAGGGCGAAAAACAGAAACTCCGGAAAGCTTGAAAAGACGAATTGAAAAAGCCTCTCTTGAACTGGGGTACGAAAAAAAATTCGATACCATCCTGGTCAATGACGATCTCGATTCGACGCTAAAAAAGGCGGAGAAAATTGTAAAGGATTTCATTAAGGAAAACTAA